The Pseudomonas fluorescens nucleotide sequence CGGCGGCATTGAATGCGCTTTTCGGCATATCCATGGCCAACCCCCTCAGATCACGATCAGGTCGGCTTGCAAGGCGCCGGCCTGTTTCAGGGCTTCGAGGATCGCCATCAGGTCGCCCGGTGCCGCGCCCACCTGGTTCACCGCACGGACGATTTCATCCAGGGTGGTACCCGGGCCGAACTTGAACATCGGCTTGGCTTCCTGCTCGGCATTGACCCGTGAGCGCGGCACCACGGCGGTCTCGCCATTGGAGAACGGCCCCGGCTGGCTGACGATCGGGTCTTCGGTGATGGTCACGGTCAGGCTGCCGTGTGTGACCGCCGCCGGCGACACCTTGACGTTCTGGCCAATGACAATGGTACCGGTACGCGAATTGATGATGACCTTGGCCACGGCCTGACCCGGATCGATTTCAAGGTTCTCGAGAATCGACAGGTAGTCGACCCGCTGGCTTGGATCGAGCGGCGCAGTGACCCGCACCGAACCACCATCCAGAGCCTGGGCGACGCCCGGGCCGAGCAGTTCGTTGACCTTGTCGACGATGCGCTTGGCGGTAGTGAAGTCCGGGCGATTGAGGTTCAGGGTCAGGCTGTTGCCCTGGTTGAAACCACTGGGCACGGCACGCTCGACCGAGGCACCGCCAGGGATGCGACCGGCCGACGGCACGTTGACGGTGATCTTCGAACCGTCGCGGCCTTCGGCATCGAAACCACCCACCACCAGGTTGCCCTGGGCGATGGCGTAGACGTTGCCGTCGATACCTTTGAGCGGGGTCATCAGCAGGCTGCCACCGCGCAGGCTCTTGGAGTTACCGATCGAGGAGACGGTGATGTCCACTACCTGGCCCGGCTTGGCAAACGCCGGCAGGTCGGCATGCACCGACACCGCGGCCACGTTTTTCAGCTGCACGTTGCCCGAGCCCGGCGGCACCTTGATGCCGAACTGCGAGAGCATGTTGTTGAAGGTCTGCAGGGTGAACGGCGTCTGGGTGGTCTGGTCACCCGTGCCGTTGAGCCCCACCACCAGGCCGTAGCCGATCAGCTGGTTGGTGCGCACGCCGGAAATGCTGGCGATGTCCTTCAGACGCTCGGCCTGCACGGCGAACGCAGTGGACAGCAGAATCGTAGCGGCAATCAGCTGCTTGAAGTTGAACATGGTCATCCGAACCTAGAAAGGCCAAAGCGGGCTGATGAAGAAGCGGTCGAGCCACCCCGGTTGGCTGGCGTCGGCAAACGAGCCGGTACCCGAGTAGGTGATACGCGCATCGGCAACACGGGTCGAAGGCACGGTGTTGTCGGTAGCGATGTCATCGGCACGGATCATCCCGGCGATA carries:
- a CDS encoding flagellar basal body P-ring protein FlgI; protein product: MFNFKQLIAATILLSTAFAVQAERLKDIASISGVRTNQLIGYGLVVGLNGTGDQTTQTPFTLQTFNNMLSQFGIKVPPGSGNVQLKNVAAVSVHADLPAFAKPGQVVDITVSSIGNSKSLRGGSLLMTPLKGIDGNVYAIAQGNLVVGGFDAEGRDGSKITVNVPSAGRIPGGASVERAVPSGFNQGNSLTLNLNRPDFTTAKRIVDKVNELLGPGVAQALDGGSVRVTAPLDPSQRVDYLSILENLEIDPGQAVAKVIINSRTGTIVIGQNVKVSPAAVTHGSLTVTITEDPIVSQPGPFSNGETAVVPRSRVNAEQEAKPMFKFGPGTTLDEIVRAVNQVGAAPGDLMAILEALKQAGALQADLIVI